Proteins encoded together in one Kitasatospora albolonga window:
- a CDS encoding transporter, translating into MWQFFADNPWVTVFAVIALGALLGMVRFGPVKLGAAGVLFVGLFVGALDEDIAAAVPAGVSALGLALYVYTVGLESGPSFFRELRGQLAVMAGAVVALALTAVVVGLVGHGWLGISGPFLAGGYAGIGTTTPGLAAAQDASADPTQPAVGYAIGYPLAVVITILFVSAVAARRHWTARRDPDSGLPATLVTRTVQVARETRWPEVPGVAAHRVLASEYRPSGGATRVARGLDRLSPGDQVVLVGGEDDVRTATEALGAPAPRHLLDDRSAVDYRRVLLTNPDLAGRTVAELGLGEKYGAVVSRVRRGDFDMLAHDGLLLQLDDRVRVVMPRERTAEVTTYLGDTEAKVSEVSAVSLGLGLALGFLIGIPSLTLGSTTLALGTGAGPLVMGMILGWRRRTGPLVWTLPTRANLTLRQIGLLLFLAVVGLTSGYSFRENAFSLFGLKLAAVLAIGAVVSYSLMVLVAKVLGQSRERTMGLLSGYVGNPAIVAYANSRASDSRINNGYSTLFALAILVKIVCIQLIVGL; encoded by the coding sequence GTGTGGCAGTTCTTCGCGGACAACCCGTGGGTGACCGTGTTCGCGGTGATCGCGCTCGGCGCGCTGCTCGGCATGGTGCGCTTCGGCCCGGTGAAGCTGGGGGCGGCCGGTGTCCTGTTCGTCGGCCTGTTCGTGGGGGCGCTGGACGAGGACATCGCCGCCGCCGTGCCCGCCGGGGTCTCGGCGCTGGGTCTGGCCCTGTACGTGTACACGGTCGGCCTGGAGTCGGGCCCGTCGTTCTTCCGTGAACTGCGCGGCCAGCTGGCGGTGATGGCCGGTGCGGTGGTGGCCCTGGCGCTCACGGCGGTGGTGGTCGGCCTGGTCGGGCACGGGTGGCTCGGCATCAGCGGGCCGTTCCTGGCGGGCGGCTACGCGGGCATCGGGACGACGACCCCGGGCCTGGCCGCCGCCCAGGACGCCTCTGCCGACCCCACCCAGCCCGCCGTCGGGTACGCCATCGGCTACCCGCTCGCCGTAGTGATCACGATCCTCTTCGTCTCGGCCGTCGCGGCCCGCCGCCACTGGACCGCCCGCCGGGACCCGGACTCGGGCCTCCCCGCCACCCTCGTCACCCGTACGGTCCAGGTGGCCCGGGAAACCCGCTGGCCCGAGGTCCCCGGAGTGGCCGCGCACCGGGTACTGGCCAGCGAGTACCGCCCCTCCGGCGGGGCCACCCGGGTCGCCCGCGGCCTGGACCGCCTCTCCCCCGGTGACCAGGTCGTCCTGGTGGGCGGCGAGGACGACGTACGTACGGCGACAGAAGCCCTCGGCGCACCGGCGCCCCGCCACCTCCTGGACGACCGCAGCGCGGTGGACTACCGGCGGGTCCTGCTCACCAACCCGGACCTGGCCGGGCGCACGGTCGCCGAACTGGGCCTGGGCGAGAAGTACGGGGCCGTGGTCAGCCGGGTGCGGCGCGGCGACTTCGACATGCTCGCCCACGACGGCCTGCTGCTCCAGCTCGACGACCGGGTCCGGGTGGTGATGCCGCGCGAGCGGACGGCCGAGGTCACGACGTACCTGGGCGACACGGAGGCGAAGGTCAGCGAGGTGAGCGCGGTCAGCCTGGGCCTCGGCCTGGCACTGGGCTTCCTGATCGGCATCCCCTCCCTCACCCTGGGCTCCACCACCCTGGCCCTCGGCACGGGCGCCGGCCCGCTGGTGATGGGCATGATCCTGGGCTGGCGCCGCCGCACGGGCCCCCTGGTCTGGACCCTGCCGACCCGGGCCAACCTCACCCTGCGCCAGATCGGCCTGCTGCTCTTCCTCGCCGTGGTGGGCCTCACCTCGGGCTACTCGTTCCGCGAGAACGCCTTCTCCCTCTTCGGCCTGAAGCTGGCGGCGGTGCTGGCGATCGGCGCGGTGGTCAGCTACTCGCTGATGGTGCTGGTCGCGAAGGTGCTGGGGCAGAGCCGGGAGCGGACGATGGGGCTGCTGTCGGGCTATGTGGGCAACCCGGCGATCGTGGCGTACGCCAACAGCCGGGCGAGCGACAGCCGGATCAACAACGGCTACTCGACACTGTTCGCGCTGGCCATCCTGGTCAAGATCGTCTGCATCCAGCTGATCGTGGGGCTGTGA
- a CDS encoding glycine/betaine ABC transporter substrate-binding protein: MNRSRTRLLVALASATALLTTAGCGAADMTRQASPFAAPAGVKTVTLSVQSWVGAQANVAVAEQLLKEELGYRVDLVQTDEVPAWDALSQGRVDAILEDWGHPDQEKLYVEEKKTIVRGGDLGVTGHIGWYVPKYWADKNPDVTDWKNLNKYAKELRTAESGGKGQLMDGSPSYVTNDVALVKNLDLDYKVVFAGSEAAQITQIQQFAKEKKPFLSYWYQPQWLFNEVPMVEVKLPEYTEECAAKAPEDIDCAYPTTPLQKFLNADFVERGGDAADFLKKFHWSEQDQNEVSEMIASQRLSPEEAAKRWIDRHPDVWKKWLE, translated from the coding sequence ATGAACCGCTCCCGAACCCGCCTGCTCGTGGCGCTCGCCTCGGCCACCGCCCTGCTCACCACGGCGGGCTGCGGCGCCGCCGACATGACCCGGCAGGCATCCCCGTTCGCCGCCCCCGCCGGGGTCAAGACGGTCACCCTCTCCGTCCAGTCCTGGGTCGGCGCCCAGGCGAACGTGGCCGTGGCCGAGCAGCTCCTCAAGGAGGAGCTCGGCTACCGCGTCGACCTCGTGCAGACCGACGAGGTCCCCGCCTGGGACGCCCTCAGCCAGGGCCGCGTGGACGCGATCCTGGAGGACTGGGGCCACCCGGACCAGGAGAAGCTGTACGTCGAGGAGAAGAAGACCATCGTCCGGGGCGGCGACCTCGGGGTGACCGGCCACATCGGCTGGTACGTCCCCAAGTACTGGGCCGACAAGAACCCGGACGTCACGGACTGGAAGAACCTCAACAAGTACGCGAAGGAACTGCGGACCGCCGAGAGCGGCGGCAAGGGCCAGCTGATGGACGGCTCGCCCTCCTACGTCACCAACGACGTGGCCCTGGTGAAGAACCTGGACCTGGACTACAAGGTGGTCTTCGCCGGTTCCGAGGCGGCCCAGATCACCCAGATCCAGCAGTTCGCCAAGGAGAAGAAGCCCTTCCTCAGCTACTGGTACCAGCCGCAGTGGCTGTTCAACGAGGTGCCCATGGTCGAGGTGAAGCTCCCCGAGTACACCGAGGAGTGCGCGGCCAAGGCTCCCGAGGACATCGACTGCGCCTACCCGACGACACCGCTGCAGAAGTTCCTCAACGCCGACTTCGTCGAGCGCGGCGGGGACGCGGCCGACTTCCTGAAGAAGTTCCACTGGTCGGAGCAGGACCAGAACGAGGTCTCCGAGATGATCGCCTCGCAGCGGCTGTCGCCCGAGGAGGCGGCGAAGCGGTGGATCGACCGCCACCCGGACGTCTGGAAGAAGTGGCTGGAGTAG
- a CDS encoding TetR family transcriptional regulator, with product MSDDEQRGRRPASVHRVGGPLGDLQAPRGGPVAPRRRADAVRNRAQILAAAERLFGEQDPRTVTMDRIAKAAGVGRATLYRSFPDPPSVAVALLDEHERLLQEQLVHGPPPLGPGAPAAERLSAFYLAMLDLLERHLPLALGAEVGPDRYTTGAYGFWRVHVRTLLVDAGVPDPDAAVDIALAPLAPELYRFQRHELGISRDRIGASLTSLARRLLAPPPTG from the coding sequence ATGAGCGATGACGAGCAGCGTGGGCGCCGGCCCGCCTCCGTACACCGCGTCGGCGGCCCGCTGGGCGACCTCCAGGCCCCTCGGGGCGGCCCGGTCGCGCCCCGGCGGCGGGCCGACGCCGTCCGCAACCGGGCACAGATCCTGGCCGCCGCGGAGCGGCTGTTCGGCGAACAGGACCCGCGTACGGTCACCATGGACCGCATCGCGAAGGCCGCGGGCGTCGGCCGGGCCACGCTCTACCGGAGCTTTCCCGACCCGCCGTCGGTCGCGGTGGCCCTGCTCGACGAGCACGAACGCCTGCTCCAGGAACAGCTCGTCCACGGGCCGCCGCCGCTGGGGCCCGGCGCCCCCGCCGCCGAACGGCTCTCCGCGTTCTACCTCGCGATGCTCGACCTCCTGGAGCGCCATCTGCCCCTGGCGCTCGGCGCGGAGGTGGGCCCCGACCGGTACACCACCGGTGCGTACGGATTCTGGCGCGTGCACGTCCGCACGCTGCTCGTCGATGCCGGCGTCCCGGACCCGGACGCCGCCGTCGACATCGCCCTCGCCCCGCTGGCGCCCGAGCTCTATCGGTTCCAGCGCCACGAACTGGGGATCTCCCGGGACCGGATCGGGGCGTCCCTGACAAGCCTGGCCCGCCGCCTCCTGGCACCCCCGCCCACCGGCTGA
- a CDS encoding flavodoxin, translating to MKPSYTAGPDIQVLPSALPIPGLGDQPVNAFLIRDGQPLLIDTGMPVDREGFLAALWSLIDPADLRWVVITHDDRDHTGALLPILEAAPRAKVITNALSLTRISEEFAIPPERVVTADPGSRIKLGDRELSFHRPPTFDAPGTLAVFDHADGTLYSSDSFGAVLPETAEDFTELAEDEFFDGFDVLNRAIAPWTALVDEAKFTASVRELARLRPERLLSAHGPTVRGRAVEPLFTAMARIPTLPAWLPGADLDLEAALDTHEAAAGRR from the coding sequence ATGAAGCCGTCCTACACCGCCGGGCCGGACATCCAGGTCCTTCCCTCGGCCCTGCCCATACCCGGCCTCGGCGACCAGCCGGTCAACGCCTTCCTGATCCGGGACGGGCAGCCGCTGCTCATCGACACCGGCATGCCCGTCGACCGGGAGGGGTTCCTGGCGGCGCTCTGGTCTCTGATCGACCCCGCCGATCTGCGCTGGGTCGTCATCACCCACGACGACCGCGACCACACCGGCGCGCTGCTCCCGATCCTCGAAGCGGCGCCCCGGGCGAAAGTCATCACCAACGCCCTGTCCCTCACCCGGATCTCCGAAGAGTTCGCCATCCCTCCGGAACGCGTGGTGACAGCCGATCCGGGAAGCCGGATCAAGCTCGGCGACCGCGAACTGAGTTTCCACCGGCCGCCCACCTTCGACGCGCCGGGGACCCTCGCCGTGTTCGACCACGCGGACGGGACGCTCTACAGCTCCGACAGTTTCGGAGCCGTACTCCCGGAGACCGCGGAGGATTTCACCGAGCTGGCCGAGGATGAGTTCTTCGACGGTTTCGACGTCCTCAACCGGGCGATAGCCCCCTGGACCGCGCTGGTCGACGAGGCGAAGTTCACCGCCTCGGTACGCGAGCTGGCGCGGCTGCGCCCCGAGCGGCTGCTCAGCGCCCACGGGCCCACCGTCCGGGGCCGGGCCGTGGAGCCGCTCTTCACCGCGATGGCCCGCATCCCCACCCTGCCCGCCTGGCTGCCCGGCGCCGACCTCGACCTGGAGGCGGCCCTGGACACCCACGAGGCCGCCGCCGGGCGGCGGTGA
- a CDS encoding cytochrome P450 produces the protein MSTQTGPALGTPSHGPAPVPGPRGLPLLGNLPQFGKNPLAFFELLRGHGDMVRWRFGRNRCLFISDPDCIGELLTETERTFDQPRLGIAFRTVMGDGIIVARGREWRRKRSLVQPSVRPKQVKSYAATMASSSVELADSWSDGERVDLKREMAALTQRIAVRTIFGVDTPADSEAMGRAMDVAQQEIGKEFAGIGALLPDWVPTPGRARIRKAAAVIDAEVARVVARHRDGETERPDLLSRLLTAVDESGERLSDAEIRDETVTLYIGGHETTSSTLVWAWYLLSRNPRVRAALAEELDRVLGDREPGFDDYAQLTYTQAVVKETLRLYPTIWLITGVAKEGARIGGLPIEEGTRVWSSQWSTHRDARWFPEPEEFRPERWDAEHGDEIAEYAWFPFGGGPRVCLGTRFAMVESVLVLAVLARRFELDVEPGVIEPVPSLTLQPDRDVMATVRTRRAAPSASVSA, from the coding sequence ATGTCCACGCAGACCGGCCCGGCGCTCGGCACCCCCTCGCACGGCCCTGCGCCCGTACCGGGCCCCAGGGGGCTGCCGCTGCTCGGGAACCTGCCGCAGTTCGGGAAGAACCCCCTCGCCTTCTTCGAACTCCTGCGGGGGCACGGGGACATGGTGCGCTGGCGGTTCGGGCGCAACCGGTGTCTGTTCATCTCGGACCCGGACTGCATAGGCGAGTTGCTCACCGAGACGGAGCGCACCTTCGACCAGCCGAGGCTCGGTATCGCGTTCCGTACGGTGATGGGAGACGGGATCATCGTGGCGCGGGGGCGGGAGTGGCGGCGTAAACGGTCGCTGGTGCAGCCGTCGGTGCGGCCCAAGCAGGTGAAGTCGTACGCGGCCACCATGGCGAGCTCCTCGGTGGAGCTGGCGGACAGCTGGTCGGACGGTGAACGGGTCGACCTCAAGCGGGAGATGGCGGCCCTGACGCAGAGGATCGCGGTGCGCACCATCTTCGGTGTGGACACCCCGGCGGACTCGGAGGCGATGGGCCGGGCGATGGATGTCGCCCAGCAGGAGATCGGCAAGGAGTTCGCCGGGATCGGGGCGCTGCTGCCCGACTGGGTGCCGACCCCGGGGCGGGCGCGGATCAGGAAGGCCGCCGCCGTGATCGACGCCGAGGTGGCGCGGGTGGTGGCCCGGCACCGCGACGGTGAGACCGAACGGCCCGATCTGCTCAGCCGGTTGCTCACCGCCGTCGACGAGAGCGGGGAGCGGCTCAGCGACGCCGAGATCCGCGACGAGACGGTCACCCTGTACATCGGCGGCCATGAGACGACGAGTTCGACTCTGGTGTGGGCGTGGTATCTGCTCTCGCGCAATCCGCGGGTGCGGGCCGCGCTCGCCGAGGAGCTGGACCGGGTGCTCGGCGACCGGGAGCCCGGCTTCGACGACTACGCCCAGCTCACCTACACCCAGGCCGTGGTGAAGGAGACCCTGCGGCTGTATCCGACGATCTGGCTGATCACGGGGGTGGCGAAGGAAGGGGCGCGGATCGGTGGGCTGCCGATCGAGGAGGGCACCCGGGTGTGGAGCAGCCAGTGGTCCACGCACCGCGACGCGCGGTGGTTCCCCGAGCCGGAGGAGTTCCGCCCGGAGCGCTGGGACGCGGAGCACGGGGACGAGATCGCCGAGTACGCGTGGTTCCCGTTCGGCGGCGGGCCCCGGGTCTGCCTGGGGACCCGGTTCGCAATGGTCGAGTCCGTACTCGTCCTGGCCGTGCTGGCCCGCCGCTTCGAGCTGGACGTCGAGCCGGGCGTCATCGAGCCCGTACCGAGTCTGACGCTCCAGCCGGACCGGGACGTGATGGCCACCGTACGGACGCGACGAGCCGCCCCGTCGGCCTCGGTCTCGGCCTGA